A genomic stretch from Salarias fasciatus chromosome 18, fSalaFa1.1, whole genome shotgun sequence includes:
- the LOC115405610 gene encoding uncharacterized protein LOC115405610, producing MEQIEERLITEVRKYEHLYNSSCRDYKDSKMTYNSWREIAHGIGLDAAECMKRWKNLRDKYVRRRKKMACRSEDADDRRAPAFYEYLSWLEPHVKHREESKLKSKMTPHRTLDSDLRSPSASEPPSPPTPTPSTQPMSPLSTAPSVPAQSHTSRVRARKRKRVDEDDVLSRQMTQLEERRLELQQKLGPESDECSRFGQTVGDMLRRVPESKRADVMYMVFTTLYEHRLKPT from the exons ATGGAGCAAATTGAGGAGCGTCTCATCACAGAGGTCAGGAAGTACGAGCACCTCTACAACTCCTCCTGCAGGGATTATAAAGACAGCAAAATGACCTACAACTCGTGGAGGGAGATCGCCCACGGCATCGGTTTGGATGCAGCCGAGTGCATGAAGAGGTGGAAGAACCTGCGGGACAAATACGTTCGGCGCCGCAAGAAGATGGCATGCAGGAGCGAGGATGCGGACGACAGAAGGGCCCCGGCTTTCTATGAATACCTATCCTGGCTGGAACCGCATGTGAAACATCGGGAGGAGTCGAAGTTGAAATCTAAG ATGACCCCACACAGGACCTTGGACTCGGATCTAAGGTCTCCGTCCGCTTCAGAGCCCCCTTCTCCTCCGACACCGACTCCATCAACACAGCCCATGTCCCCCTTGTCAACCGCTCCCTCCGTGCCAGCACAATCCCACACGTCGAGAGTCAGAGCGCGCAAACGGAAACGCGTTGACGAGGACGACGTGCTGAGCAGACAGATGACGCAGCTTGAAGAACGTCGGCTGGAACTTCAACAGAAGCTTGGACCGGAGAGCGATGAGTGTTCAAGATTCGGACAGACGGTCGGGGACATGCTGCGGAGAGTGCCAGAAAGCAAGAGGGCTGATGTCATGTATATGGTGTTCACCACGCTGTATGAACACAGACTGAAGCCAACGTGA